A genomic segment from Chrysiogenia bacterium encodes:
- the glgA gene encoding glycogen synthase GlgA yields the protein MKSEIWILASEMTPLAKTGGLGDVMGGLPPALARLGYPVRVFLPAYGAMNREGFSHEGGNLAVPLGPARVPARLLSRTEPSGLRITLIECDEFFARLPLYDDGHREFADNARRFIFFTRAVCELARRSERPPAIVHANDWQTALAPLLLELFPPVGGPPKRVFTIHNLAYQGRFGHWEADWMGLTASQWERAWRADGLEDCGGVNFLKAGVAWADRITTVSPTYAREILQPDQGQGIHELLRSRAGAIHGVLNGADYETWNPATDPYLPRGFDHDSMQHKLENKSALRARLGLPPSHRPLIGMVSRLTWQKGIDLMARGAREMVDRGADLVFLGSGEPSYIRDIESLRAALPHNVAVWIGFSEELAHLMTAGCDAIVMPSRFEPCGLTQLYAMRYGTLPIVHRTGGLVDTVSDLGDEGGTGFTFVGLADERPLVEAVSRAVSVFNDEPELWRAAQQRAMAQRFTWEDAARHYGRLYEGLLS from the coding sequence GTGAAGTCCGAGATCTGGATTCTTGCCTCCGAGATGACACCGCTGGCAAAGACCGGCGGTCTGGGCGATGTGATGGGCGGCCTGCCCCCGGCACTGGCCCGGCTGGGTTATCCGGTGCGCGTTTTCCTGCCTGCCTACGGGGCGATGAACCGTGAGGGATTCTCCCACGAGGGCGGCAACCTGGCCGTACCCCTAGGGCCCGCGCGGGTCCCTGCCCGCCTGCTCAGCCGGACCGAGCCCAGCGGGCTGCGCATCACGTTGATAGAATGCGACGAGTTCTTCGCGCGCCTTCCCCTCTATGACGACGGGCATCGCGAGTTTGCCGACAATGCGCGGCGTTTCATCTTCTTCACCCGCGCCGTGTGCGAGCTGGCCCGCCGCAGCGAGCGGCCGCCCGCCATCGTTCATGCCAACGACTGGCAGACCGCGCTGGCGCCCCTGCTCCTCGAACTCTTCCCGCCGGTGGGCGGGCCGCCAAAGCGCGTGTTCACGATTCACAACCTCGCCTACCAGGGCCGCTTCGGCCACTGGGAAGCCGACTGGATGGGACTGACCGCCTCCCAGTGGGAGCGCGCGTGGCGCGCCGACGGTCTGGAAGACTGCGGCGGGGTGAATTTTCTCAAGGCCGGCGTGGCCTGGGCGGACCGCATCACGACGGTGAGCCCCACCTATGCGCGCGAGATCCTGCAACCCGATCAGGGCCAGGGAATCCACGAGCTGCTGCGCTCACGCGCGGGTGCGATCCACGGCGTGCTCAACGGCGCCGACTACGAAACATGGAATCCCGCAACCGATCCCTATCTGCCGCGCGGATTCGACCATGACTCCATGCAACACAAACTGGAGAACAAGAGTGCGCTGCGCGCGCGCCTGGGGTTGCCGCCCTCGCATCGCCCGCTTATCGGCATGGTGAGCCGCCTGACCTGGCAGAAGGGTATTGACCTGATGGCCCGCGGCGCCCGCGAGATGGTGGACCGCGGCGCAGACCTGGTATTCCTGGGCTCGGGCGAGCCCTCCTACATCCGCGACATCGAGTCGCTGCGCGCCGCGCTGCCGCACAATGTCGCCGTGTGGATCGGCTTCAGCGAGGAGCTTGCGCACCTCATGACAGCCGGCTGCGACGCAATCGTCATGCCTTCGCGCTTCGAGCCCTGCGGGCTTACCCAGCTCTACGCCATGCGCTACGGCACCCTGCCCATTGTCCACCGCACGGGCGGGCTCGTGGATACGGTCTCGGATCTGGGCGATGAAGGCGGCACGGGCTTTACCTTCGTGGGACTCGCCGATGAGCGCCCGCTCGTCGAGGCCGTAAGCCGCGCGGTGAGCGTCTTCAACGACGAGCCAGAACTCTGGCGCGCGGCGCAGCAGCGCGCCATGGCCCAGCGCTTTACCTGGGAGGATGCCGCCCGCCACTACGGCAGGCTCTATGAGGGATTGCTGAGCTAG
- a CDS encoding DUF1926 domain-containing protein, whose protein sequence is RWRESYHSGADITHKSSDSDGVASPHEHAVGIEKEALADYHFDKLPLRSLREFTAEHAPGAAGLGAFAGMNRANAPLKDWRIEGAGFVGSGSAGGARFEKRVAFESKTRLACAWKIQEIEKNACFGVMLCLSLLTPEAPGRTLVIESAGKTHEVIPGSALDPLAASAFVLRDTHIGFALRVEFTGSGALLSTAPVETLQRSENAFERVYQGTIFSLCWDAATLAKLGDAPSLSLEFLSEDAK, encoded by the coding sequence CGCTGGCGCGAGAGCTATCACAGCGGCGCCGACATCACCCACAAAAGCAGCGACAGCGACGGGGTGGCCTCCCCCCACGAGCATGCCGTGGGCATCGAGAAAGAGGCGCTGGCCGACTACCACTTCGACAAACTGCCGCTGCGCAGCTTGCGCGAGTTCACCGCCGAGCACGCTCCGGGCGCGGCCGGGCTTGGCGCCTTCGCCGGGATGAACCGCGCGAACGCGCCGCTCAAGGACTGGCGTATCGAGGGTGCGGGCTTTGTGGGAAGCGGCAGCGCCGGGGGCGCACGCTTTGAAAAGCGCGTCGCCTTCGAGAGCAAGACGCGCCTTGCCTGCGCGTGGAAGATTCAGGAAATCGAGAAGAATGCTTGCTTCGGTGTGATGCTGTGCCTGAGCCTGCTCACGCCCGAGGCGCCCGGCCGCACGCTCGTCATCGAGAGCGCGGGCAAGACTCACGAAGTGATCCCCGGCAGCGCGCTCGATCCGCTGGCGGCGAGCGCCTTCGTGCTGCGCGATACCCACATCGGGTTTGCCCTTCGCGTGGAGTTCACCGGCAGCGGGGCGCTGCTGTCGACCGCGCCTGTCGAAACGCTCCAGCGCTCTGAAAATGCCTTCGAGCGCGTCTATCAGGGAACCATCTTCTCGCTGTGCTGGGATGCGGCGACGCTTGCGAAGCTCGGCGACGCGCCCTCACTTTCGCTGGAGTTTTTGTCGGAGGACGCCAAGTGA